A stretch of the Atribacterota bacterium genome encodes the following:
- a CDS encoding nucleotide exchange factor GrpE — protein MDHNEQQRKECEDVSDIQIEKYKKMKKTELLTEIVSRDKNLKEVEDSLKKTEADLEKMGENEKTYKEQLIRMQADFENYKKREEKKKLEFMEYAKQDLICQLLSVVDNLERATSYTSEQNNEKYYENIKEGLKGILKNFQNILEKEGLKPIKAVGTKFDPYCHEAIIQVESDKFPEDTVIEELIKGYYLKAKVLRPSVVKVSKGVSEKQKETENKAEDFNKDDTKK, from the coding sequence ATGGATCATAATGAACAGCAAAGAAAAGAATGCGAAGATGTAAGTGATATTCAAATAGAAAAATATAAGAAGATGAAAAAAACAGAACTTCTTACAGAAATAGTGTCCCGAGATAAGAATCTAAAAGAAGTTGAAGATAGTTTAAAAAAAACAGAAGCTGATCTTGAAAAAATGGGAGAGAATGAAAAAACTTATAAAGAACAATTAATCAGAATGCAAGCTGATTTTGAAAACTATAAAAAAAGAGAAGAAAAGAAAAAACTTGAATTTATGGAATATGCCAAGCAAGATTTAATCTGTCAACTACTATCTGTAGTTGACAATTTAGAAAGGGCTACTTCCTATACTAGTGAACAAAACAATGAAAAGTACTATGAAAATATTAAAGAAGGACTAAAGGGTATTTTAAAGAATTTTCAAAATATATTGGAAAAAGAAGGTCTTAAACCCATTAAGGCTGTAGGTACAAAATTTGATCCTTATTGTCATGAGGCTATTATACAGGTTGAATCTGACAAATTTCCTGAGGATACAGTTATTGAGGAACTTATTAAGGGATATTATTTAAAAGCAAAAGTACTTAGGCCCTCTGTAGTTAAGGTTTCCAAGGGTGTCAGTGAAAAGCAAAAGGAAACCGAAAATAAAGCTGAAGATTTCAATAAGGATGATACAAAAAAATGA
- the hrcA gene encoding heat-inducible transcriptional repressor HrcA, which produces MIINIRMSNILNAVVHLYITKAEPVSSEMIVSYYDLPISTATVRNDLLVLEKLGFLKKPHTSAGRVPTDKGYRFYVDQLMEKEIDYLTDREKQEIIEQYKMVRDYNEIMKVTSKLISRLTNNLGVVLAPNMVKDTLRDIHFIALNNQRILITLVTNSGLFFQKMMRTNCDISEENLETISQIIKKEFYGKSLEIVNEEMLNQIYRYYFKYQTLESIWKLLESCFNFTEDEAKIFLGNRSYISRQPEFKEIEKLNYLFDFIEEEKNLVKIINKSILKKQIDIIIGSELGQELMENCSVITRQYLIKGKMRGAISVLGPTRMDYSKSVSILDFIADQLSEILS; this is translated from the coding sequence ATGATAATAAATATTAGGATGAGTAATATCTTAAATGCTGTAGTGCATCTTTATATTACTAAAGCAGAACCTGTTAGCTCAGAAATGATTGTTTCTTATTACGATTTGCCCATTAGTACGGCAACTGTTCGCAATGATCTGCTGGTACTGGAAAAACTTGGCTTTTTGAAAAAACCACATACCTCAGCAGGACGTGTGCCAACGGATAAAGGCTATCGCTTTTATGTAGACCAATTAATGGAAAAAGAAATTGACTATCTGACCGATAGAGAGAAACAAGAAATTATAGAACAATACAAAATGGTAAGAGATTACAATGAAATAATGAAGGTTACCTCTAAATTAATTTCCAGATTGACTAATAATCTAGGTGTGGTTCTAGCACCCAATATGGTAAAGGATACTTTAAGAGATATCCATTTTATTGCCTTAAATAATCAACGTATTTTGATAACTTTGGTTACTAATAGTGGTTTGTTTTTTCAAAAAATGATGAGAACTAATTGTGATATTTCTGAAGAAAATTTAGAAACCATTTCCCAGATTATAAAGAAGGAATTCTATGGTAAAAGTTTGGAAATAGTTAATGAAGAGATGTTGAACCAAATTTATCGTTATTATTTTAAATATCAGACTTTGGAATCAATCTGGAAATTGCTTGAAAGCTGTTTTAATTTTACTGAAGATGAAGCGAAGATTTTTTTAGGCAATCGTAGTTATATATCACGGCAACCAGAATTCAAGGAAATTGAAAAATTAAATTATCTTTTTGATTTTATTGAGGAAGAAAAGAATCTGGTTAAAATTATCAATAAATCCATTTTAAAAAAACAGATTGACATTATTATTGGCAGTGAACTGGGACAAGAGCTTATGGAGAATTGTAGTGTAATTACCAGGCAATACCTCATCAAAGGGAAAATGAGAGGAGCTATTAGTGTTTTAGGACCTACAAGAATGGATTATTCCAAATCTGTTTCTATCCTGGATTTTATTGCTGATCAGTTAAGTGAAATATTATCCTGA